TTTCAAAAAGCCAACGTTCTAGGAGTTGAGTATTCTAAAGAGGCTTTAGAACTTTCAGAGGAGAATTCGATGGCCATAAAGCTACCCGTAAATTTTATTGAAGGTGATGTTTTGGATGAGAACTCATTTAATAATCTATTGAAGGAGCAGGTGAATAAAAATGGTGCATTTGATATTGTGGTTTCCAATCCTCCGTATATTCCTGTTAAGGACAAATCGAAAATGGAGCCCAATGTATTGGATTATGAACCTGAGCTGGCTCTTTTTGTGCCAGACGAAGATCCTTTGCTTTTTTACAGAAAAATCTCGGAGTCTATATTTCCATTTTTATCAACAAACGGTACCTTGTATTTTGAGTGCCATTATTT
This genomic window from Flavobacteriales bacterium contains:
- a CDS encoding peptide chain release factor N(5)-glutamine methyltransferase; the encoded protein is ELVDWIAKGHHLEVSNILDICSGSGCISLALSHHFQKANVLGVEYSKEALELSEENSMAIKLPVNFIEGDVLDENSFNNLLKEQVNKNGAFDIVVSNPPYIPVKDKSKMEPNVLDYEPELALFVPDEDPLLFYRKISESIFPFLSTNGTLYFECHYLYVEEVRELLVEMGYEHVEKREDLQGKWRMLKAQKS